The following are encoded together in the Thunnus maccoyii chromosome 18, fThuMac1.1, whole genome shotgun sequence genome:
- the LOC121883994 gene encoding fas-binding factor 1 homolog isoform X1 — protein MATKPKGKASKSSFGDDDLLDSLFDDKKHPVLGKSTRGGSANRSSATDNIFSMLAEEVKADGEAEDSDVSAADPDDILKNMKDMDDMEADLFASKKKPSSAPAQTKPSVNEGSKKDSAALESNVKPEGAAIKERVVSPPLHSDESTKRGKKPNSAPSSTARNYKKFTFSDLDDPLDDLLDDLLPDETKPESKASVQPTKPEKSVPSPSASPILKSETTNAAKKRGDLTFEDDKDDLMDALGFDSDKNKKKETALWPNRERSEPPQRARTRLDEILESLTSPRLLERPPTGERKDQPQSQDKQQQEKTSNVKETLLEDDLTFGSYQPTLGSTPEGRQSRRQSVRFSTEDVSASTPEKKPKPTTAPTSARSRNSADWLGLKTNDDYVEDDAKEKKTSAESPKVPSSPLLERKSSLTGGHATSAAKLSADTSAPTENITKQTKPEVSKSRKTEEEEDDWLAGALSRKKTQSVSNSEAKSSKQEDFLGLGEEVDLESFVSKQNTSQAPRSRDDTLASVKETGNTFLGQPSPAAHSTPVRDERTKQDYPPQVTGPLSVAAASISHHQPHHFPSDKESRVRGGPKHAVDETPQPLTFSNLTSTVLPGSMGSVPQQNQTQNTQTAVQQQVTFTTDSLQQLLLQQQMMQSQLLGLGGVVDTGALQRLKEREQQPGDHHALQARIIQLEGQVKTLQLERDQSQMLLESVQQRHKQDMELMENAHKARVKLLEESAAQRETRARQECEDLMERLATVTRSAEQERSELQAQYQRKLAQAQQDRDREVERLRDLQRKSILEMKKDHEDQVQRLKRLKDEEIDAVTSATSQTRSLTVMIEQMEQFSSRLGELSSRVESTHEHTTHGLEQGARHRDEQLRIMQDRLAQQQKAMAEERAYLKEIISRMDTQLNEQQRQLEKERWKMTAEQAKAESSQRGLEEERRSLSMQINMEREELERAKSALLEEQKSVMQICAEERRKLAAEWARFHAQEKQRHERAEREVSSLLEKREGSIISLAQEQADLKLRTGELKQKEMAVAQERETVERLREEVDRDKDRISSTAVRLKTRAQEVEAFSKLAAEKYEEGERALQEAKRVEAEHEARLRNIHSQTERMRQQEQRILQERMRLSHLQKETERLRQDPPITSLPQIIPPVLPDTGSLMPNPELASTLNVPPPNLSSNSQSMALQASLALWKYTADKDREYLQEEQIFLDNLKKKSYRLSFNTD, from the exons ATG GCTACAAAGCCGAAGGGAAAAGCATCCAAAA GTTCCTTCGGAGATGACGATTTGCTTGACAGCTTATTTGATGATAAAA AACACCCGGTGTTGGGGAAATCAACCCGTGGTGGATCAGCAAATCG ctCATCTGCCACTGATAACATCTTCAGTATGCTAGCGGAGGAGGTAAAGGCTGATGGGGAAGCTGAG GACTCCGATGTCTCAGCAGCGGATCCTGATGACATACTGAAGAACATGAAG GACATGGATGATATGGAGGCTGACCTCTTTGCATCAAAGAAAAAACCAAGTTCAGCTCCCGCACAAACAAAGCCGTCCGTTAACGAAGGGTCAAAGAAAGACTCTGCTGCGTTAGAGAGTAATGTAAAACCAGAGGGAGCAG CAATCAAAGAGAGAGTTGTGTCTCCCCCACTTCACTCAGATGAATCCACCAAAAGAGGGAAGAAGCCAAACTCTGCACCTTCGTCCACAGCACGCAACTACAAGAAGTTCACCTTCTCTG ATCTAGACGACCCTCTGGATGACCTGCTTGATGACTTGCTTCCAGATGAAACCAAACCAGAATCTAAAGCTAGCGTGCAGCCAACCAAACCCGAAAAATCTGTGCCATCTCCTTCAGCATCTCCTATCCTAAAGAGTGAAACAA cTAACGCAGCAAAAAAACGAGGTGATCTTACATTTGAGGATGATAAGGACGACCTAATGGATGCACTCGGATTTGACagtgataaaaacaagaaaaaagaaactgcGCTTTGGCCCAACAGGGAAAG AAGCGAGCCGCCTCAGAGAGCTCGTACTCGGCTAGATGAGATTCTGGAGAGTTTGACTTCACCTCGTCTTCTGGAGCGACCACCCACAGGTGAGAGGAAGGACCAGCCTCAGTCTCAAGACAAGCAGCAACAGGAGAAGACCTCCAATGTGAAAG AGACACTTTTAGAAGACGACCTCACATTTGGGTCTTATCAGCCCACATTGGGATCCACCCCTGAAGGGCGCCAGTCCCGCAGACAgtctgtcag ATTTTCTACAGAAGATGTCAGTGCCTCCACCCCAGAGAAGAAACCAAAACCCACCACCGCCCCGACCTCCGCTCGATCCCGCAACTCAGCTGACTGGCTAGGCCTCAAGACAAACGACGACTATGTAGAAGATGACGCCAAAGAGAAAAAGACTTCCGCAGAGTCTCCAAAGGTTCCGTCCTCTCCTTTGTTAGAGAGAAAGTCGTCGCTGACAGGTGGTCATGCCACATCTGCTGCAAAATTGTCAGCTGACACCTCAGCTCCAACTGAAAACAtcaccaaacaaacaaagccaGAAGTCTCCAAAAGCCggaagacagaagaggaggaggacgactGGTTAGCGGGAGCACTGAGCAGGAAGAAGACTCAATCAGTTTCAAACTCTGAGGCAAAAAGCTCCAAGCAAGAAGACTTTCTAGGACTGGGGGAAGAAGTGGATCTGGAGTCATTTGTTAG TAAGCAGAACACTTCACAAGCTCCTAGAAGCAGAGATGACACTCTTGCATCTGTCAAGGAAACTGG CAACACTTTTCTTGGACAGCCCAGCCCCGCTGCTCACTCCACCCCTGTCAGAGATGAGAGGACCAAACAAG ATTACCCTCCTCAAGTCACCGGCCCCTTATCAGTCGCTGCTGCTAGCATTAGCCACCACCAGCCCCACCACTTCCCATCCGATAAAGAATCCAGGGTACGAGGAGGACCCAAGCACGCTGTGGATGAAACCCCACAACCGTTGACATTTTCCAACCTTACATCTACTGTACTGCCTGGCTCAATGGGGT CAGTTCCACAGCAAAACCAAacgcaaaacacacaaacagctgtccaACAACAG GTGACATTTACAACAGACAGTCTGCAGCAGCTGTTACTACAACAGCAG ATGATGCAGTCTCAGTTGCTGGGTCTCGGGGGTGTTGTGGACACGGGTGCCCTGCAGAGACTcaaggagagagagcagcaacCTGGAGATCATCACGCTTTGCAGGCTCGCATCATCCAGCTGGAGGGACAG GTGAAGACCCTGCAGCTGGAGCGAGACCAAAGCCAAATGTTGCTAGAGAGTGTCCAGCAGCGACATAAACAGGATATGGAACTCATGGAGAACGCACACAA GGCGCGCGTGAAGCTGCTCGAGGAATCGGCAGCCCAGAGGGAGACACGAGCTCGGCAGGAGTGTGAAGACCTAATGGAACGCCTGGCCACAGTAACACGATCGGCTGAGCAGGAGCGCTCAGAGCTGCAGGCTCAGTACCAGCGGAAACTGGCCCAGGCCCAGCAAGACAGAGACCGTGAGGTGGAGAGGCTCAGAGACCTTCAGAG GAAATCCATCTTGGAGATGAAGAAAGACCATGAGGACCAGGTCCAGAGACTGAAGAGGTTAAAAGACGAAGAGATCGATGCAGTTACAAGTGCGACATCTCAGACCAG GTCTCTTACAGTGATGATTGAGCAGATGGAGCAGTTCTCCTCTCGGCTGGGAGAGCTCTCTTCTCGAGTGGAGagcacacatgaacacacaaccCATGGCCTGGAGCAGGGGGCACGGCACAGAGATGAGCAGCTTCGAA TAATGCAGGACCGTCTGGCCCAGCAGCAGAAAGCCATGGCTGAGGAGAGAGCTTACCTCAAGGAAATCATTTCCAGGATGGACACGCAGCTCAATGAGCAGCAGAGACAGCTTGAGAAG GAGCGCTGGAAGATGACCGCAGAGCAGGCCAAGGCAGAGTCGTCCCAAAGAGGCCTGGAAGAAGAGCGGCGTTCCCTCAGTATGCAGATCaacatggagagagaggagctggagagagcCAAG agCGCATTACTGGAGGAGCAGAAGTCAGTGATGCAAATTtgtgcagaggagaggaggaagctGGCAGCAGAGTGGGCCCGCTTCCACGCCCAGGAGAAGCAGAGGCATGAGAGGGCTGAACGTGAAGTCAGCAGTCTcttggagaagagagagggcTCCATCATCAGTCTGGCACAG GAACAAGCTGACCTGAAGCTTCGCACTGGAGAGCTGAAACAGAAGGAGATGGCTGTggcacaggagagagagactgtggaGAGACTAAGAGAGGAAGTGGACAGGGACAAAGACAGAATAAGCAGCACCGCTGTGAGACTCAAAACACGTGCCCAGGAGGTGGAGGCCTTCAGCAAG CTCGCTGCAGAGAAGTatgaggagggagagcgagCCTTGCAGGAGGCTAAACGTGTGGAGGCTGAGCACGAGGCAAGACTCAGAAATATCCATTCCCAAACAGAGCGGATGAGGCAGCAAGAGCAACGAATCCTTCAG GAGCGAATGCGGTTAAGTCATCTGCAAAAGGAGACTGAGAGGCTGAGACAGGACCCTCCCATCACCTCTTTACCACAAATTATTCCACCTGTTTTACCAG ACACAGGCTCATTGATGCCAAACCCTGAGCTGGCATCGACCCTGAATGTTCCCCCTCCCAATTTGTCTTCCAACTCTCAGTCCATGGCGCTTCAGGCGAGTCTGGCTCTGTGGAAGTACACTGCAGACAAG GACCGTGAATACCTCCAAGAAGAGCAGATCTTCCTTGACAATTTGAAGAAGAAATCTTACAGATTATCTTTCAACACAGACTGA
- the LOC121883994 gene encoding fas-binding factor 1 homolog isoform X2, which produces MATKPKGKASKSSFGDDDLLDSLFDDKKHPVLGKSTRGGSANRSSATDNIFSMLAEEVKADGEAEDSDVSAADPDDILKNMKDMDDMEADLFASKKKPSSAPAQTKPSVNEGSKKDSAALESNVKPEGAAIKERVVSPPLHSDESTKRGKKPNSAPSSTARNYKKFTFSDLDDPLDDLLDDLLPDETKPESKASVQPTKPEKSVPSPSASPILKSETTNAAKKRGDLTFEDDKDDLMDALGFDSDKNKKKETALWPNRERSEPPQRARTRLDEILESLTSPRLLERPPTGERKDQPQSQDKQQQEKTSNVKETLLEDDLTFGSYQPTLGSTPEGRQSRRQSVRFSTEDVSASTPEKKPKPTTAPTSARSRNSADWLGLKTNDDYVEDDAKEKKTSAESPKVPSSPLLERKSSLTGGHATSAAKLSADTSAPTENITKQTKPEVSKSRKTEEEEDDWLAGALSRKKTQSVSNSEAKSSKQEDFLGLGEEVDLESFVSKQNTSQAPRSRDDTLASVKETGNTFLGQPSPAAHSTPVRDERTKQDYPPQVTGPLSVAAASISHHQPHHFPSDKESRVRGGPKHAVDETPQPLTFSNLTSTVLPGSMGFPQQNQTQNTQTAVQQQVTFTTDSLQQLLLQQQMMQSQLLGLGGVVDTGALQRLKEREQQPGDHHALQARIIQLEGQVKTLQLERDQSQMLLESVQQRHKQDMELMENAHKARVKLLEESAAQRETRARQECEDLMERLATVTRSAEQERSELQAQYQRKLAQAQQDRDREVERLRDLQRKSILEMKKDHEDQVQRLKRLKDEEIDAVTSATSQTRSLTVMIEQMEQFSSRLGELSSRVESTHEHTTHGLEQGARHRDEQLRIMQDRLAQQQKAMAEERAYLKEIISRMDTQLNEQQRQLEKERWKMTAEQAKAESSQRGLEEERRSLSMQINMEREELERAKSALLEEQKSVMQICAEERRKLAAEWARFHAQEKQRHERAEREVSSLLEKREGSIISLAQEQADLKLRTGELKQKEMAVAQERETVERLREEVDRDKDRISSTAVRLKTRAQEVEAFSKLAAEKYEEGERALQEAKRVEAEHEARLRNIHSQTERMRQQEQRILQERMRLSHLQKETERLRQDPPITSLPQIIPPVLPDTGSLMPNPELASTLNVPPPNLSSNSQSMALQASLALWKYTADKDREYLQEEQIFLDNLKKKSYRLSFNTD; this is translated from the exons ATG GCTACAAAGCCGAAGGGAAAAGCATCCAAAA GTTCCTTCGGAGATGACGATTTGCTTGACAGCTTATTTGATGATAAAA AACACCCGGTGTTGGGGAAATCAACCCGTGGTGGATCAGCAAATCG ctCATCTGCCACTGATAACATCTTCAGTATGCTAGCGGAGGAGGTAAAGGCTGATGGGGAAGCTGAG GACTCCGATGTCTCAGCAGCGGATCCTGATGACATACTGAAGAACATGAAG GACATGGATGATATGGAGGCTGACCTCTTTGCATCAAAGAAAAAACCAAGTTCAGCTCCCGCACAAACAAAGCCGTCCGTTAACGAAGGGTCAAAGAAAGACTCTGCTGCGTTAGAGAGTAATGTAAAACCAGAGGGAGCAG CAATCAAAGAGAGAGTTGTGTCTCCCCCACTTCACTCAGATGAATCCACCAAAAGAGGGAAGAAGCCAAACTCTGCACCTTCGTCCACAGCACGCAACTACAAGAAGTTCACCTTCTCTG ATCTAGACGACCCTCTGGATGACCTGCTTGATGACTTGCTTCCAGATGAAACCAAACCAGAATCTAAAGCTAGCGTGCAGCCAACCAAACCCGAAAAATCTGTGCCATCTCCTTCAGCATCTCCTATCCTAAAGAGTGAAACAA cTAACGCAGCAAAAAAACGAGGTGATCTTACATTTGAGGATGATAAGGACGACCTAATGGATGCACTCGGATTTGACagtgataaaaacaagaaaaaagaaactgcGCTTTGGCCCAACAGGGAAAG AAGCGAGCCGCCTCAGAGAGCTCGTACTCGGCTAGATGAGATTCTGGAGAGTTTGACTTCACCTCGTCTTCTGGAGCGACCACCCACAGGTGAGAGGAAGGACCAGCCTCAGTCTCAAGACAAGCAGCAACAGGAGAAGACCTCCAATGTGAAAG AGACACTTTTAGAAGACGACCTCACATTTGGGTCTTATCAGCCCACATTGGGATCCACCCCTGAAGGGCGCCAGTCCCGCAGACAgtctgtcag ATTTTCTACAGAAGATGTCAGTGCCTCCACCCCAGAGAAGAAACCAAAACCCACCACCGCCCCGACCTCCGCTCGATCCCGCAACTCAGCTGACTGGCTAGGCCTCAAGACAAACGACGACTATGTAGAAGATGACGCCAAAGAGAAAAAGACTTCCGCAGAGTCTCCAAAGGTTCCGTCCTCTCCTTTGTTAGAGAGAAAGTCGTCGCTGACAGGTGGTCATGCCACATCTGCTGCAAAATTGTCAGCTGACACCTCAGCTCCAACTGAAAACAtcaccaaacaaacaaagccaGAAGTCTCCAAAAGCCggaagacagaagaggaggaggacgactGGTTAGCGGGAGCACTGAGCAGGAAGAAGACTCAATCAGTTTCAAACTCTGAGGCAAAAAGCTCCAAGCAAGAAGACTTTCTAGGACTGGGGGAAGAAGTGGATCTGGAGTCATTTGTTAG TAAGCAGAACACTTCACAAGCTCCTAGAAGCAGAGATGACACTCTTGCATCTGTCAAGGAAACTGG CAACACTTTTCTTGGACAGCCCAGCCCCGCTGCTCACTCCACCCCTGTCAGAGATGAGAGGACCAAACAAG ATTACCCTCCTCAAGTCACCGGCCCCTTATCAGTCGCTGCTGCTAGCATTAGCCACCACCAGCCCCACCACTTCCCATCCGATAAAGAATCCAGGGTACGAGGAGGACCCAAGCACGCTGTGGATGAAACCCCACAACCGTTGACATTTTCCAACCTTACATCTACTGTACTGCCTGGCTCAATGGGGT TTCCACAGCAAAACCAAacgcaaaacacacaaacagctgtccaACAACAG GTGACATTTACAACAGACAGTCTGCAGCAGCTGTTACTACAACAGCAG ATGATGCAGTCTCAGTTGCTGGGTCTCGGGGGTGTTGTGGACACGGGTGCCCTGCAGAGACTcaaggagagagagcagcaacCTGGAGATCATCACGCTTTGCAGGCTCGCATCATCCAGCTGGAGGGACAG GTGAAGACCCTGCAGCTGGAGCGAGACCAAAGCCAAATGTTGCTAGAGAGTGTCCAGCAGCGACATAAACAGGATATGGAACTCATGGAGAACGCACACAA GGCGCGCGTGAAGCTGCTCGAGGAATCGGCAGCCCAGAGGGAGACACGAGCTCGGCAGGAGTGTGAAGACCTAATGGAACGCCTGGCCACAGTAACACGATCGGCTGAGCAGGAGCGCTCAGAGCTGCAGGCTCAGTACCAGCGGAAACTGGCCCAGGCCCAGCAAGACAGAGACCGTGAGGTGGAGAGGCTCAGAGACCTTCAGAG GAAATCCATCTTGGAGATGAAGAAAGACCATGAGGACCAGGTCCAGAGACTGAAGAGGTTAAAAGACGAAGAGATCGATGCAGTTACAAGTGCGACATCTCAGACCAG GTCTCTTACAGTGATGATTGAGCAGATGGAGCAGTTCTCCTCTCGGCTGGGAGAGCTCTCTTCTCGAGTGGAGagcacacatgaacacacaaccCATGGCCTGGAGCAGGGGGCACGGCACAGAGATGAGCAGCTTCGAA TAATGCAGGACCGTCTGGCCCAGCAGCAGAAAGCCATGGCTGAGGAGAGAGCTTACCTCAAGGAAATCATTTCCAGGATGGACACGCAGCTCAATGAGCAGCAGAGACAGCTTGAGAAG GAGCGCTGGAAGATGACCGCAGAGCAGGCCAAGGCAGAGTCGTCCCAAAGAGGCCTGGAAGAAGAGCGGCGTTCCCTCAGTATGCAGATCaacatggagagagaggagctggagagagcCAAG agCGCATTACTGGAGGAGCAGAAGTCAGTGATGCAAATTtgtgcagaggagaggaggaagctGGCAGCAGAGTGGGCCCGCTTCCACGCCCAGGAGAAGCAGAGGCATGAGAGGGCTGAACGTGAAGTCAGCAGTCTcttggagaagagagagggcTCCATCATCAGTCTGGCACAG GAACAAGCTGACCTGAAGCTTCGCACTGGAGAGCTGAAACAGAAGGAGATGGCTGTggcacaggagagagagactgtggaGAGACTAAGAGAGGAAGTGGACAGGGACAAAGACAGAATAAGCAGCACCGCTGTGAGACTCAAAACACGTGCCCAGGAGGTGGAGGCCTTCAGCAAG CTCGCTGCAGAGAAGTatgaggagggagagcgagCCTTGCAGGAGGCTAAACGTGTGGAGGCTGAGCACGAGGCAAGACTCAGAAATATCCATTCCCAAACAGAGCGGATGAGGCAGCAAGAGCAACGAATCCTTCAG GAGCGAATGCGGTTAAGTCATCTGCAAAAGGAGACTGAGAGGCTGAGACAGGACCCTCCCATCACCTCTTTACCACAAATTATTCCACCTGTTTTACCAG ACACAGGCTCATTGATGCCAAACCCTGAGCTGGCATCGACCCTGAATGTTCCCCCTCCCAATTTGTCTTCCAACTCTCAGTCCATGGCGCTTCAGGCGAGTCTGGCTCTGTGGAAGTACACTGCAGACAAG GACCGTGAATACCTCCAAGAAGAGCAGATCTTCCTTGACAATTTGAAGAAGAAATCTTACAGATTATCTTTCAACACAGACTGA
- the LOC121883994 gene encoding fas-binding factor 1 homolog isoform X6 codes for MATKPKGKASKSSFGDDDLLDSLFDDKKHPVLGKSTRGGSANRSSATDNIFSMLAEEVKADGEAEDSDVSAADPDDILKNMKDMDDMEADLFASKKKPSSAPAQTKPSVNEGSKKDSAALESNVKPEGAAIKERVVSPPLHSDESTKRGKKPNSAPSSTARNYKKFTFSDLDDPLDDLLDDLLPDETKPESKASVQPTKPEKSVPSPSASPILKSETTNAAKKRGDLTFEDDKDDLMDALGFDSDKNKKKETALWPNRERSEPPQRARTRLDEILESLTSPRLLERPPTGERKDQPQSQDKQQQEKTSNVKETLLEDDLTFGSYQPTLGSTPEGRQSRRQSVRFSTEDVSASTPEKKPKPTTAPTSARSRNSADWLGLKTNDDYVEDDAKEKKTSAESPKVPSSPLLERKSSLTGGHATSAAKLSADTSAPTENITKQTKPEVSKSRKTEEEEDDWLAGALSRKKTQSVSNSEAKSSKQEDFLGLGEEVDLESFVSKQNTSQAPRSRDDTLASVKETGNTFLGQPSPAAHSTPVRDERTKQVPQQNQTQNTQTAVQQQVTFTTDSLQQLLLQQQMMQSQLLGLGGVVDTGALQRLKEREQQPGDHHALQARIIQLEGQVKTLQLERDQSQMLLESVQQRHKQDMELMENAHKARVKLLEESAAQRETRARQECEDLMERLATVTRSAEQERSELQAQYQRKLAQAQQDRDREVERLRDLQRKSILEMKKDHEDQVQRLKRLKDEEIDAVTSATSQTRSLTVMIEQMEQFSSRLGELSSRVESTHEHTTHGLEQGARHRDEQLRIMQDRLAQQQKAMAEERAYLKEIISRMDTQLNEQQRQLEKERWKMTAEQAKAESSQRGLEEERRSLSMQINMEREELERAKSALLEEQKSVMQICAEERRKLAAEWARFHAQEKQRHERAEREVSSLLEKREGSIISLAQEQADLKLRTGELKQKEMAVAQERETVERLREEVDRDKDRISSTAVRLKTRAQEVEAFSKLAAEKYEEGERALQEAKRVEAEHEARLRNIHSQTERMRQQEQRILQERMRLSHLQKETERLRQDPPITSLPQIIPPVLPDTGSLMPNPELASTLNVPPPNLSSNSQSMALQASLALWKYTADKDREYLQEEQIFLDNLKKKSYRLSFNTD; via the exons ATG GCTACAAAGCCGAAGGGAAAAGCATCCAAAA GTTCCTTCGGAGATGACGATTTGCTTGACAGCTTATTTGATGATAAAA AACACCCGGTGTTGGGGAAATCAACCCGTGGTGGATCAGCAAATCG ctCATCTGCCACTGATAACATCTTCAGTATGCTAGCGGAGGAGGTAAAGGCTGATGGGGAAGCTGAG GACTCCGATGTCTCAGCAGCGGATCCTGATGACATACTGAAGAACATGAAG GACATGGATGATATGGAGGCTGACCTCTTTGCATCAAAGAAAAAACCAAGTTCAGCTCCCGCACAAACAAAGCCGTCCGTTAACGAAGGGTCAAAGAAAGACTCTGCTGCGTTAGAGAGTAATGTAAAACCAGAGGGAGCAG CAATCAAAGAGAGAGTTGTGTCTCCCCCACTTCACTCAGATGAATCCACCAAAAGAGGGAAGAAGCCAAACTCTGCACCTTCGTCCACAGCACGCAACTACAAGAAGTTCACCTTCTCTG ATCTAGACGACCCTCTGGATGACCTGCTTGATGACTTGCTTCCAGATGAAACCAAACCAGAATCTAAAGCTAGCGTGCAGCCAACCAAACCCGAAAAATCTGTGCCATCTCCTTCAGCATCTCCTATCCTAAAGAGTGAAACAA cTAACGCAGCAAAAAAACGAGGTGATCTTACATTTGAGGATGATAAGGACGACCTAATGGATGCACTCGGATTTGACagtgataaaaacaagaaaaaagaaactgcGCTTTGGCCCAACAGGGAAAG AAGCGAGCCGCCTCAGAGAGCTCGTACTCGGCTAGATGAGATTCTGGAGAGTTTGACTTCACCTCGTCTTCTGGAGCGACCACCCACAGGTGAGAGGAAGGACCAGCCTCAGTCTCAAGACAAGCAGCAACAGGAGAAGACCTCCAATGTGAAAG AGACACTTTTAGAAGACGACCTCACATTTGGGTCTTATCAGCCCACATTGGGATCCACCCCTGAAGGGCGCCAGTCCCGCAGACAgtctgtcag ATTTTCTACAGAAGATGTCAGTGCCTCCACCCCAGAGAAGAAACCAAAACCCACCACCGCCCCGACCTCCGCTCGATCCCGCAACTCAGCTGACTGGCTAGGCCTCAAGACAAACGACGACTATGTAGAAGATGACGCCAAAGAGAAAAAGACTTCCGCAGAGTCTCCAAAGGTTCCGTCCTCTCCTTTGTTAGAGAGAAAGTCGTCGCTGACAGGTGGTCATGCCACATCTGCTGCAAAATTGTCAGCTGACACCTCAGCTCCAACTGAAAACAtcaccaaacaaacaaagccaGAAGTCTCCAAAAGCCggaagacagaagaggaggaggacgactGGTTAGCGGGAGCACTGAGCAGGAAGAAGACTCAATCAGTTTCAAACTCTGAGGCAAAAAGCTCCAAGCAAGAAGACTTTCTAGGACTGGGGGAAGAAGTGGATCTGGAGTCATTTGTTAG TAAGCAGAACACTTCACAAGCTCCTAGAAGCAGAGATGACACTCTTGCATCTGTCAAGGAAACTGG CAACACTTTTCTTGGACAGCCCAGCCCCGCTGCTCACTCCACCCCTGTCAGAGATGAGAGGACCAAACAAG TTCCACAGCAAAACCAAacgcaaaacacacaaacagctgtccaACAACAG GTGACATTTACAACAGACAGTCTGCAGCAGCTGTTACTACAACAGCAG ATGATGCAGTCTCAGTTGCTGGGTCTCGGGGGTGTTGTGGACACGGGTGCCCTGCAGAGACTcaaggagagagagcagcaacCTGGAGATCATCACGCTTTGCAGGCTCGCATCATCCAGCTGGAGGGACAG GTGAAGACCCTGCAGCTGGAGCGAGACCAAAGCCAAATGTTGCTAGAGAGTGTCCAGCAGCGACATAAACAGGATATGGAACTCATGGAGAACGCACACAA GGCGCGCGTGAAGCTGCTCGAGGAATCGGCAGCCCAGAGGGAGACACGAGCTCGGCAGGAGTGTGAAGACCTAATGGAACGCCTGGCCACAGTAACACGATCGGCTGAGCAGGAGCGCTCAGAGCTGCAGGCTCAGTACCAGCGGAAACTGGCCCAGGCCCAGCAAGACAGAGACCGTGAGGTGGAGAGGCTCAGAGACCTTCAGAG GAAATCCATCTTGGAGATGAAGAAAGACCATGAGGACCAGGTCCAGAGACTGAAGAGGTTAAAAGACGAAGAGATCGATGCAGTTACAAGTGCGACATCTCAGACCAG GTCTCTTACAGTGATGATTGAGCAGATGGAGCAGTTCTCCTCTCGGCTGGGAGAGCTCTCTTCTCGAGTGGAGagcacacatgaacacacaaccCATGGCCTGGAGCAGGGGGCACGGCACAGAGATGAGCAGCTTCGAA TAATGCAGGACCGTCTGGCCCAGCAGCAGAAAGCCATGGCTGAGGAGAGAGCTTACCTCAAGGAAATCATTTCCAGGATGGACACGCAGCTCAATGAGCAGCAGAGACAGCTTGAGAAG GAGCGCTGGAAGATGACCGCAGAGCAGGCCAAGGCAGAGTCGTCCCAAAGAGGCCTGGAAGAAGAGCGGCGTTCCCTCAGTATGCAGATCaacatggagagagaggagctggagagagcCAAG agCGCATTACTGGAGGAGCAGAAGTCAGTGATGCAAATTtgtgcagaggagaggaggaagctGGCAGCAGAGTGGGCCCGCTTCCACGCCCAGGAGAAGCAGAGGCATGAGAGGGCTGAACGTGAAGTCAGCAGTCTcttggagaagagagagggcTCCATCATCAGTCTGGCACAG GAACAAGCTGACCTGAAGCTTCGCACTGGAGAGCTGAAACAGAAGGAGATGGCTGTggcacaggagagagagactgtggaGAGACTAAGAGAGGAAGTGGACAGGGACAAAGACAGAATAAGCAGCACCGCTGTGAGACTCAAAACACGTGCCCAGGAGGTGGAGGCCTTCAGCAAG CTCGCTGCAGAGAAGTatgaggagggagagcgagCCTTGCAGGAGGCTAAACGTGTGGAGGCTGAGCACGAGGCAAGACTCAGAAATATCCATTCCCAAACAGAGCGGATGAGGCAGCAAGAGCAACGAATCCTTCAG GAGCGAATGCGGTTAAGTCATCTGCAAAAGGAGACTGAGAGGCTGAGACAGGACCCTCCCATCACCTCTTTACCACAAATTATTCCACCTGTTTTACCAG ACACAGGCTCATTGATGCCAAACCCTGAGCTGGCATCGACCCTGAATGTTCCCCCTCCCAATTTGTCTTCCAACTCTCAGTCCATGGCGCTTCAGGCGAGTCTGGCTCTGTGGAAGTACACTGCAGACAAG GACCGTGAATACCTCCAAGAAGAGCAGATCTTCCTTGACAATTTGAAGAAGAAATCTTACAGATTATCTTTCAACACAGACTGA